In the Macrobrachium rosenbergii isolate ZJJX-2024 chromosome 23, ASM4041242v1, whole genome shotgun sequence genome, one interval contains:
- the LOC136850964 gene encoding uncharacterized protein codes for MTPNPSQSLSGTKSPHRPASKPLPVPPERPEQCQAPSISDVEPSSNLIPVQAPALVLVPEHTIDLASRDPKPTSNSLPVALERPEHYFSLSIPDIEPIPNLIPVPSSALVPAPVHAIDLPSGDPSQVTSLLTAWPQYQCQ; via the coding sequence ATGACCCCTAACCCCTCACAGTCTCTATCAGGCACTAAAAGTCCTCACAGACCTGCCTCAaaacctctgccagtgcccccTGAGCGACCTGAGCAGTGTCAGGCTCCATCCATTTCAGACGTTGAGCCCTCATCAAATTTAATTCCTGTACAAGCCCCTGCCCTAGTGctagtgccagagcacaccatagATCTCGCTTCCAGAGATCCCAAACCTACTTCAAACTCCCTGCCAGTGGCACTTGAGCGACCTGAGCATTATTTCTCGCTGTCCATCCCAGACATCGAGCCAAttccaaatttaattcctgtgcctaGCTCTGCCTTAGTTCCAGCACCAGTGCACgccatagatctcccttcaggagatcccagtcaGGTCACCTCTCTTCTCACGGCTTGGCCCCAATACCAGTGTCAGTAA